Proteins encoded in a region of the Dendropsophus ebraccatus isolate aDenEbr1 chromosome 11, aDenEbr1.pat, whole genome shotgun sequence genome:
- the LOC138768045 gene encoding uncharacterized protein, whose protein sequence is MTSDAVRSTSGTAQFKSSARAGRIVSLLVMDPSTSDKTATAVTETKESNPKKDKPRAPERRCVNCNAKLSSSCKKNICPSCIGEIIKEDRSSFLEDIRKMMKEEIATSITRLPPPPLPLPPPTPPPAPLDLDPPQVSPVHQVVSNDAPVDTMSSYSASVAASEETTLSRKRRRHSSASSDESGQIQESIEMSDNETEQKEEIRKYFFPSEHTSALLKAVRDALSVEQVQEQVAPKDKMFQGLRAKKKLVFPVHDTLQQLITDEWAEPEKRLQVPSEIRRRLPFGEEDTSKWEDIPKIDAQVAKTTKKSLLPFENSSQLKDPMDRKAESLLKKSWETVSYSLKNNVAATCVARALHVWVEQLEGHLNDKCPRQQIVDSLPLLKDATAFLADATAESIRFAAKDGALTNAARRALWLKNWTGDNTAKSNLCGIPFEGQYVFGTHLDKIIEKSADKKKALPEEKPPQKKQQGKTEGLFRWVDIYYQQQLGNKYHQGGLPNRANSPSPTQIYNLTSVFRSPTKRISEKREEITQYGSNLPSSTKGERSGSLLELVSSKKTKRLLPSNYKPKTIEPICQISEVQDGINTDDNTPSSVQGIDGLHRSPGRLLSCPNTPGFPKISKVCDSHRERGSSLSVQSSPVRDLLGSKNLHQRDVRGDIFSPSPGNKYRGLPGRSPHHSRHTKQADTRSGDNSQPSNISRVDHQRRQIRPGAISQESVSRNPPRFNPSDVISSGGKNTKDPHKNQETKEQLTDVCERGNVSSRLNDFIHPSGALESSPFPFTSGPDSKDLEQKTFGIRQKVFPHPPDEKITSLVARKRESTKRGTVEPSTQGNSKNRRKPDRLGSPSRDPILSGDLGHKRFKRLLKPQRTQGSQEFVTGGSKHLKRHPCACSIGQCHHGSSLKTPGQCKTQSPMVSFKTNIHVGRVSSSVSLSNPPERNRKYSGRLSQSPPGSSRGVVSQRSDLPSASRTLGETRDRFVCHKKKQEGDKLLLTEPIRPSYCSRCPDTKLEGKNSLRLSSHPTDTKGTPEDQGSGNKGYSDSSILAEKELVWPPQDTSSGGASPTSTSNRPSLSGSDSPSRTRETTVVCMDPEETILRSRGLSEEVISTLMKSRKKFQGKNKGKKVSKSTIARWIKDSITEAYKAQDLPSPINIRAHSTRAMSTSWAERASASLEQICRAATWSSPHTFSRHYRLLLQSREDLSFGRKVLQAVVPP, encoded by the exons atgacgtcagacgccgtGCGCTCCACTTCCGGGACCGCTCAGTTTAAATCTTCAGCGCGAGCTGGTCGGATCGTCTCGCTGTTGGTGATGGATCCCTCCACGTCCGACAAGACTGCTACGGCGGTAACT GAGACTAAAGAATCTAATCCTAAGAAGGATAAACctagagcaccagagaggagatgTGTGAACTGCAATGCAAAATTGTCATCCAGTTGCAAGAAAAACATCTGCCCATCTTGCATTGGGGAAATCATAAAGGAAGACAGATCATCATTCCTGGAAGATATCAGGAAAATGATGAAGGAGGAGATCGCTACATCTATAACTagactccctcctcctcctctgccgctacctccacctacccctcctcctgctccattAGACCTAGACCCTCCTCAGGTCTCCCCTGTCCATCAGGTAGTATCCAATGATGCACCGGTAGATACCATGTCAAGTTATTCTGCTTCTGTAGCAGCTTCAGAAGAAACTACATTATCCAGGAAACGTAGGAGACACTCATCCGCGTCTTCTGATGAATCTGGTCAGATTCAGGAATCAATAGAAATGAGCGATAATGAGACTGAACAGAAAGAAGAAATAAGGAAGTACTTCTTTCCCTCAGAACACACCTCTGCCCTACTCAAAGCGGTCAGAGATGCCCTGAGTGTAGAACAAGTTCAGGAGCAGGTAGCCCCTAAGGATAAGATGTTTCAGGGACTGAGAGCCAAGAAAAAATTGGTTTTTCCAGTCCATGACACATTACAACAGTTGATCACTGATGAGTGGGCAGAACCAGAAAAGAGGTTACAGGTGCCCAGCGAAATTAGAAGACGGTTACCCTTCGGGGAAGAAGATACGTCTAAGTGGGAAGATATTCCTAAAATAGACGCACAGGTAGCCAAGACCACAAAAAAATCCTTGTTGCCCTTTGAGAATTCCTCTCAGCTTAAAGATCCCATGGACCGTAAAGCGGAAAGCCTCTTAAAGAAATCCTGGGAAACAGTATCGTACTCATTAAAAAATAACGTTGCTGCCACCTGCGTTGCCAGGGCCCTCCATGTTTGGGTAGAACAGCTAGAAGGCCATTTAAATGATAAATGTCCGAGACAACAAATAGTGGACTCCCTACCCCTACTAAAAGATGCCACTGCATTTTTAGCCGACGCCACAGCAGAATCCATCCGATTCGCAGCCAAGGATGGCGCACTAACCAATGCCGCCCGCCGGGCGCTTTGGTTAAAAAATTGGACCGGAGATAATACCGCCAAATCAAATCTGTGCGGTATACCATTTGAAGGTCAATATGTGTTTGGAACACATCTGGATAAAATTATAGAAAAGTCGGCAGATAAAAAGAAGGCCTtaccagaagagaaacccccacaAAAGAAACAACA GGGGAAGACTGAAGGACTTTTCAGATGGGTGGACATATATTACCAACAACAACTGGGTAACAAATATCATCAGGGAGGGCTACCGAATAGAGCTAACTCACCCTCCCCCACACAGATTTACAATCTCACGTCAGTCTTCAGATCCCCTACAAAAAGAATTAGTGAAAAGCGTGAGGAAATTACACAGTATGGAAGTAATCTCCCTAGTTCCACCAAAGGAGAAAGGAGCGGGTCACTACTCGAACTTGTTTCTAGTAAAAAAACCAAACGGCTCCTTCCGTCTAATTATAAACCTAAAACCATTGAACCAATATGTCAGATATCAGAGGTTCAAGATGGAATCAATACAGACGACAACACCCCTAGTAGCGTCCAGGGCATTGATGGCCTCCATAGATCTCCAGGACGCCTACTATCATGTCCCAATACACCAGGATTCCCAAAAATATCTAAGGTTTGCGATTCTCATAGGGAAAGAGGTTCGTCACTATCAGTTCAGAGCTCTCCCGTTCGGGATCTCCTCGGCTCCAAGAATCTTCACCAACGTGATGTCAGAGGTGATATCTTTTCTCCATCTCCAGGGAATAAATATCGTGGCCTACCTGGACGATCTCCTCATCATAGCAGACACACAAAACAAGCTGATACAAGATCTGGAGACAACTCGCAACCTTCTAACATCTCTAGGGTGGATCATCAACGTCGACAAATCCGACCTGGTGCCATCTCACAGGAAAGTGTTTCTAGGAATCCTCCTAGATTCAACCCTTCAGACGTCATTTCTTCCGgaggaaaaaatacaaaagatcCTCACAAAAATCAGGAAACTAAAGAACAGCTCACTGACGTCTGTGAGAGAGGCAATGTCAGTTCTAGGCTCAATGACTTCATCCATCCCAGCGGTGCCTTGGAGTCAAGCCCATTCCCGTTCACTTCAGGCCCAGATTCTAAAGACCTGGAACAAAAAACCTTCGGGATTAGACAAAAAGTTTTCCCTCACCCCCCAGACGAAAAAATCACTTCGCTGGTGGCAAGGAAGAGAGAATCTACAAAAAGGGGTACAGTGGAACCCTCAACCCAaggtaatagtaaaaacagacgcAAGCCAGACAGGTTGGGGAGCCCAAGTCGGGACCCAATTCTTTCAGGGGATTTGGGACACAAACGATTTAAAAGACTCCTCAAACCTCAAAGAACTCAAGGCAGTCAGGAATTCGTTACAGGCGGCTCAAAACACCTTAAAAGACACCCATGTGCATGTTCTATCGGACAATGTCACCACGGTAGCTCACTTAAGACACCAGGGCAGTGCAAAACACAATCCCCTATGGTCAGTTTCAAAACAAATATTCACGTGGGCAGAGTCTCATCTTCTGTCTCTCTCAGCAACCCACCTGAAAGGAACAGAAAATACTCAGGCAGACTTTCTCAGTCGCCACCAGGTTCATCCAGGGGAGTGGTGTCTCAAAGATCAGATCTTCCGTCAGCTAGTAGAACGCTGGGGGAGACCCGAGATAGATTTGTTTGCCACAAGAAAAAACAAGAAGGTGACAAACTTCTACTCACTGAACCCATCAGACCATCCTACTGCAGTAGATGCCCTGACACAAAATTGGAAGGTAAAAATAGCTTACGCCTTTCCTCCCATCCCACTGATACCAAAGGTACTCCAGAAGATCAGGGATCAGGGAATAAAGGTTATTCTGATAGCTCCATACTGGCCGAAAAGGAGCTGGTTTGGCCTCCTCAAGACACTAGCAGTGGAGGAGCCAGTCCTACTTCCACAAGTAACCGACCTTCTCTTTCAGGGTCCGATTCTCCATCCAGAACCAGAGAAACTACAGTTGTCTGCATGGATCCTGAAGAGACAATATTAAGAAGCCGAGGCTTATCAGAGGAGGTAATATCCACCCTCATGAAAAGCAGAAAGAAG TTCCAGGGAAAGAACAAAGGGAAAAAAGTCTCAAAAAGTACCATCGCCCGATGGATAAAAGACTCAATAACAGAAGCCTATAAAGCTCAAGACCTACCTTCTCCCATTAATATAAGAGCTCATTCTACTAGAGCGATGTCCACATCATGGGCCGAAAGGGCTTCGGCCTCTCTGGAACAGATCTGCAGGGCCGCGACATGGTCGTCCCCCCACACATTCTCAAGACACTATAGACTACTTTTGCAGTCAAGGGAAGATCTGTCCTTCGGCAGGAAGGTGCTACAGGCTGTGGTCCCCCCCTAA